Genomic window (Vidua macroura isolate BioBank_ID:100142 chromosome 3, ASM2450914v1, whole genome shotgun sequence):
AGTCACTATGGCTTGGAAGCTGCCTACAGAGGTTGGTCCCCCTTGGAGAATTCCCTTGTAGATTTGCAAAGCCAAATTTGAGGCCTTTCAGAACTACTGTAAAGCTCCAACACAGTAGGAGTATGAAAAGACTGGGAGATGTTGGAATTGTTTAGACTTAGTTTCTACCCTCCTTTATTGGAACTATGTTAATAGCATCTCACAATGTAGTCCTTAGAAGACTTGATAAAAAATTGGCAGTATGACAGCTCAGCTAAAGACATTTCCAATGAAATACTTTCCCATGTCTCTCTGAAATGCCTGTGTGCCAGAAATGCACTTGGAATGGAAAGTTACCAGTAGCTTTCTCATTGAATTCTTGCTACAACTATCCTACAGAATGGGCCTGCATCTTGGAAGATTATTTTAGTCAGTATTTTGCCTtcatcaaagcaaaaaaaaaaaattacaaaaattactTACTTATTTTCACAGGAAGGGAGAATCAGCTTTAAGACTTTGATAATAAGAGCTGCTCCAACAACTCCAACAACAACAACTTCCATGAAACTAAACAAGATAGGCAGAGACTGAAACCAGAATCTGCACAACCCTTTTCTCAAGTCTTCCACCCACTGGCACATCACCTACAAAATAGGTAAAAGTAAAAAGATTGCAAAACAAATCAACTGCTGggttttagggctttttttagCTACTGGTAAATCACATTACGTGGTGATAATTTTACTTAAACATACATAAAAGCATGATGGAATTGACTGGTGGCTCAGATATCTTTATTGTTCAAAGTCTGAAACAGGTGAAGGTTTAGCTCTCTGTTAATTAATGGTCcctttggaaaataaaggaCACTTGAACAGAGTAGACAGTGGGTTGCAACTGTGTTTTGGCCACAGAGGAGGCCATGAAACCCATCCTTGTCTAAACTGGAACTGAACTTCTCCAGCTGTTACTGTGTTTCCTACAGCAGGTGAGACCAGTGGTCCATTTCTCATAGGGGTAAGCAGTTGAGCAGAGTCAGGAGAAAATGGTGGAATTTAAAGCTAAGCAATATCTGAAATTGTCATAAATGCTTAGCTCGGTATAATGTAAATGTCACAACTGCCTATCATAAAGTATCTGTGTGGTCAGAACATGGCAAGATTTAGAAGCCCAATGGATTCCTACTGGACTCGTCACTGCTGAATGGTAATTTAGGAGCAGacattttttggtttatttgggGTTTATCTGCAAAAATCCACTGGACTTAGTGGTTGCCTGTCTTTAAATAACTGTATTTATATACTAATAATGATACTGATCcttaaaacaagcaaacaaacaacaaaagcacCTTGTAAGAAGATGGAGGTTCTACCCTAAGAGGGGTCTCTGGTAACTTGCCAGGTAATGTCTCTTCATCCACTGTAGTTTCTACTTGCTGGATGAGGTACTGACTGGTAGTCTGCAGTGGATCTTGAATATCTGAAGAAGAAGAGCTAGATTTAGGGGAGAGTTAACTTTTTGTTTGACTCactctgaaggaaaataaagacatGCAATGTTTCTCTACAGAGGGTACAGTTTTCACACATTTACAGCaagaaggcttttttttttttttgacttgaGAAGTGAACTTGATAAGAAGCAGAAAGAGTGTTACAGTGCAGCCTTTAGCTATGCCCTTAGCTGTAAATTTCAGCTGTCATCAGATTAAAAGGTGATGGActagattaaaattaaaattttaattaaacaaaacagaaataaaattaaggcATCAAGTAACTTCTACTGCTTTTAAGTTATTCAATTTAATAACAGAAAACTGTTCTGTGGTTTGGAATTGACCCAGACAGGTATTTCCTCtacagttttttctttcattctcagGAAAAAGGGGGAGCTGTAGAGAAACTTCCATCGCAGATCTGGGAGAGAAATTTATTCCTGTCAGATGTCTGGATTGCAGACTGCCAAGTATCAAGTAATTCAAAGGAGAAcagatttgaaaacaaacaaataaaatacctAATATGAAGAGTTGAATTTaggtgttaaaaaaataaaaaccaagacatataaaataaaacccGTCCCTGTTAATGAAGAAACTCTTTCACTATGTAAAACAAGGGATAAATGATGCTCTCTTACCCTGTAAAGCACAACATTGAATATGGATGAAAATACTACTTAACAGCTGAGAGATACCTTTTCCTGAGAGGTTGGGCAGTGTAAATAACACGTCGTTGTCCCTTGGCATGGAGTACAGCATGCTCTCTTTCAAAGGGACAGTGTAGTTGGAATGTCTAAGTACTCTCAGGTCCTTCACTAAAATATCTATTTCTGTTACTTCTTCCTGCTGAACCTACAAAAGATGCAGACATCATATTACTGAGTTTAAAGCAAGACTGAAGGAGCCTGGCAGATGACACCAGTATGTCCCAGAAAACTCCAGGCCACTAAGACATACACACAGGGCTGTTACAACGAGaattggtattttttgttttcacataCCACACTTCTGTAGACCATACCACATCAGAAAATATGCTGAACAGACTGGGTCTCTCCCTGCAAAAGCACATGGCAGTCAATCCATGGGCTTTTAACCAAGTCTTACATAGTACATCACTATCCTCTTGCAGGGAGGCATTTTAGGGCATGGAAAACTCAGATATGTAGTGAAAGCACTTGCAAACACTTGCTAAGGCAAGActgaaatttctgcttttgcaggAACATTGCTTGTTTTTAACAACTGAAAGCCAAGTGTCACAGCATTTGACACTGACGTGTTTGAAACCCTTATCTTGAACCAAGAGACATGCACTTGACGGATGGACCAGGCACTGGATATGTATGGCATTGGCTGAATGCTTGCACTCTAGAAAGTTGCTGCCAGTGGCTCAATATCCAAATGGAGatcagtgacaagtggtgtccTCAGGGATGGGTATTTGCACTGCTCCTGTTTAACAACTTTGCTGGACTATGGACAGTGAGactgagtgcaccctcagcaagtttgttGATGACACCCTGTGGTCAACCTGCTGAAGGGAAGAGACATCATCTAGAATCAGTTGAACAGGCTTGAGAGGTGAACCCCTCACCAAGTTGagcaaggccaagtgcaaggtgctgtaCCTGGGTTGGGCCAGTTCCAAGCACAAGTACAGGCTGGGCAGTGAATGGATAAAGAGCAGCCTTAGATAAAAAGACTTGGGAGTGATGGTGGATGAAAAGCTCAACATGACCTAGGAATGTGCACTCAGGTTCCAGAAAGCAAACTctgtcctggggctgcagcaaaagcagtgtggccagaaggttgagggaggtgattctgttCCTCTACGGTGCTTATGTGAGACTGCTTTTGACTTAGAGGAACAATCAAGGAAACAGCATTAGCTTTCTGGTTATTTTTCCTAGGTCCCTatgaaaatctgaaatgcaTTGTGATGCCTAGTTTGAGGCCTGAAATACAATGCCATTGTTGTGTAACAACTGAATCAAACAACAATTCTTAGCCTATTATCAGTGGAATAAAGACCTCATTGGAAAAGCTACAGACCTCTCAGTGGGGCTTTTCACTAACAGACTAAGACTCTGACATGATACAGATCCCTATAAAAACTTCTATATGCTGACTATGCAATTAATCAAGGATCAGTGGTATTATGAtcattataattaaaaaaaataaaaaggcaacaGAACACAAGTCAGCTTCAAAAAAGCCTGGCCACATGTAATATGCAGATGTGCAAAAACAGAAATATGACACAGAAATAAGCCAGTTGCTGACTTCAGCAGCTGGATCTTTTCTACAGAATCTCTTTCTGTCAGTAAATCAACTACACCATACAAGTGATTTTGAGAACTTAGTTCTGCACATTTCAACCTCAGCTAGAATTGCAACCCCTCACATCGACTGCTATTTGTGCAAATACTGTTTAGAAATCAGAGGGGTGGAGGTGCTTGTTCATCTCAAAATCCATGTTCGTTATCAAGATTCAAATTCTCAGGTGTAGTGGGCTTTCACAATAAGCCCACTTGCCATAAGAGCTTCCTGCTGCAAGCTGTTCCCCATGCTTGAAAACTTTTGTTAGCTTGGAATAAACAATGGGGAAAACCTCAAGACACAGAATGAGCCCATGCCCCTTTTGTTCGTTTTGTACATTATTTTATAAACCAACTCTTGCTTGTGAGTCTGGCTTCGCTTGCACAAGTTCACTTATTCAAAGTGCATGTGATATagttaattaataaaatgtgaaaagaagCATTAAAACTTGTAGTTTCCTCATGAGACACCCCCACTATTATGCTGCCAATGCTGCTGTTGTCTCCCTCAGTGCTATGTTAGTTAACATTAATTATATACTTTGTGTTCTAATTACCAGCCAGATCCATGTAAACCTTGTAATCCCTGGGACCTACTTGCCTCtcctaaattaaaaacaagcagaatGTTGTAGCAGGGcttttttttacctgttttccATCAATTTCTGTCACTTCTTCCTGAATGACAATCAGCTGCAAATCAGAAGCGGATGCCAAAGGCCACTCGTGAACCATGATTCTAACACTGACGGTTCCCAGGTGCTGCTGATCCGGTAAGTTATCCAAGCTTCTGTTCTCCACTGTTAACACACAATGTCATAATTTTCAAAGAGAAACCACCTCAACCAGAAAGCAGCACCCAGCCATAGAGAAAACAGGTGCAACTCTGACACAGATGCCTTTGCACATGCAGACCTGAATGGAGAAGTCAGAGTACCACTAGCATCAAGCCAGAGATGCCAGAGCAACAGTACAGAACATCTTAACACTTCCAGTAACTGCTTTTACAACCAGTAGTAATCTGGACAACAGCTAAAACAGGTTCCATGATTTTTTTACCAGTATATAACCAAATCAGGCTCAGAGCAGGTCTAtaacacagcagagctgtacAATCCCCTGACTCGTGAAGCCTGCAAACAATGTCACATCTCTGCCTTTGAGGTTTGCATTTAAGTGCTCTAAGCAGAGCTCTTTGGCTTGGTTATTGCTGCATTCTTATTTCAGTTGTCCAAAAGAGTTCATGAGAGTAATGCCACAGCCTAGCCAGCCACCTGTGTAAACATCTTCATTTGCACAACATTCCCCTTCCTCTGAATACAGAAACAAATATGGTCTTTTTCAGGCACATTGCATCTCCTGCTCAAGATGAGTGCCAGTTCCCTCCTACATATTTTTCTGTCCTCCTCTCTGTTTTCATATGTGACTGGTAACACCTCAACCTCTCTTCCTACCCAAAAGCTTTCAGCTATTTCAACAGCTTAATATTCTACAAGTACACACGGAACTGCCTTTCTATCCTGGCTGTTTCTGCACAGTCTTAGTATCCTTCTCCCAGTTACCACACCTCTGCTTCAGGTGAGGGCATGCTAGAACTGAAGTCCTGGAGAAGCACAAGAGTAGAGGTGAGGGATCTCTCCAGTATGCAGATACCAAGGGACATGAACTGAGACCAAACCATTCCTGATGCTAAGCCActggtgctgtgtgtgtgtcacttGGAGTGCTGAGCCTGTCAGGCAATGTTGGATACAGCTCAACTTGAGTCTCAGTCACACACTAACTACTCAGTGTGTCCACTACTTTTATGCTGTGATCCCTGTCCTCataaagctatttttattatttaaaatatagaaaaatactttctggCATAATTTAGTAATGTCTTCTATTGCCAAAATAAATGGCAGAAGGAAAGTTCCCTACAGGTGTGAGCCAGGGCACTAACCTGGTTGCTGAGTTTTCTGACTTGGAGCAGCAAGCTTGCACTGAAGGCCCAAAGCCTCTAACTTGCCAAGCAGCTGAAGCTCCCTGTGTTCACAGCTTTTACCATGTGTC
Coding sequences:
- the GINM1 gene encoding glycoprotein integral membrane protein 1: MEAALGRRELLLLPLSLLLPPLAAALLGPAAPLGQEAIRVGVMMLNTSGELHKVQVLFNITYVNGQVYLNDFPMKSGVAHITCQTIILENRSLDNLPDQQHLGTVSVRIMVHEWPLASASDLQLIVIQEEVTEIDGKQVQQEEVTEIDILVKDLRVLRHSNYTVPLKESMLYSMPRDNDVLFTLPNLSGKDIQDPLQTTSQYLIQQVETTVDEETLPGKLPETPLRVEPPSSYKVMCQWVEDLRKGLCRFWFQSLPILFSFMEVVVVGVVGAALIIKVLKLILPSCENKGVLLLDQVTFVPVTTISLPSELSDRKNNSDEKACT